The Anas platyrhynchos isolate ZD024472 breed Pekin duck chromosome 3, IASCAAS_PekinDuck_T2T, whole genome shotgun sequence genome includes a window with the following:
- the CAD gene encoding multifunctional protein CAD isoform X1: MGCLVLQDGSVLRGRAFGAAAAAAGEVVFQTGVVGYPEALTDPSYRAQILVLTYPLVGNYGVPRDEADPFGLSRWFESSKIHVAALVVGECSETPSHWSASRSLHQWLKEQNIPGLAGVDTRALTKKIREKGTLLGKLVPDETLENSLPFEDPNKRHLVQEVSLKTPRVFNPGGSLRITAVDCGLKYNQVRCLCERGAAVTVVPWDHPLDTADFDGLFISNGPGDPQLCQQTVAGLRSVLGAPQPKPVFGVCLGHQLIALAIGARTYKMKYGNRGHNQPCLHEDTRRCFITAQNHGFAVEAGSLPPGWAPLFTNANDRSNEGLVHEHKPFFSVQFHPEHRAGPTDLEGLFDVFVEAARDLQRGDGSAKTVRQRLQDWLAYSEAPAAGQEPARPRKVLILGSGGLSIGQAGEFDYSGSQAIKALKEENIQTVLINPNIATVQTSKGLADKVYFLPITPEYVTQVIRNERPDGVLLTFGGQTALNCGVELTKAGVLERYRVRVLGTPVASIEMTEDRKVFVEKMEEIGEHVAPSEAAASLEQAQAAAERLGYPVLVRSAYALGGLGSGFANSREELVALVSQAFTHTSQVLVDKSLKGWKEIEYEVVRDAYNNCVTVCNMENLDPLGIHTGESIVVAPSQTLNDTEYFMLRRTAIKVVQHLGIVGECNIQFALNPESEQYYIIEVNARLSRSSALASKATGYPLAYVAAKLALGIPLPVLRNSVTNSTTANFEPSLDYCVVKIPRWDLSKFLRVSTKIGSSMKSVGEVMAIGRNFEEAFQKALRMVDENCVGFDHTVKPASDVELETPTDKRIFVLAAALRAGYSIERLYELTKIDRWFLHKMKNITDHAVLLEAYREEQSTMPPAMLQRAKQLGFSDKQVALAVLSTELAVRKMRHDLRILPVVKQIDTVAAEWPAQTNYLYLTYNGTEHDLAFREPHVMVIGSGVYRIGSSVEFDWCAVGCIQELRKMGFKTIMVNYNPETVSTDYDMCDRLYFDEISFEVVMDIYELENPEGVILSMGGQLPNNIAMALHRQQCRILGTSPEAIDSAENRFKFSRLLDTIGISQPLWKELSDMESAKHFCGTVGYPCVVRPSYVLSGAAMNVAYSDSDLEKFLSNAVAVSKEQPVVISKFIQEAKEIDVDAVACDGVVVAIAISEHVENAGVHSGDATLVTPPQDITPKTLERIKAIVHAIGQELQVTGPFNLQLIAKDDQLKVIECNVRVSRSFPFVSKTLGVDLVALASQVIMGEDVEPVGLMTGTGIVGVKVPQFSFSRLAGADVVLGVEMTSTGEVACFGENRCEAYLKAMLSTGFKIPKKNILLTIGSYKNKSELLPTVRTLESLGYNLYASLGTADFYTEHGIKVMAVDWHFEEADGSEAGARETQRSILDYLAENHFEMVINLSMRNSGGRRLSSFVTKGYRTRRLAVDYSVPLIIDIKCTKLFVEALGQIGAAPPLKMHVDCMTSQKLIRLPGLIDVHVHLREPGGTHKEDFASGTAAALAGGVTMVCAMPNTSPAITDATSFALAQKLAEAGARCDFALFLGASSDNTGSLGPLAGAAAGLKLYLNETFSSLRMDDVSLWMEHFEQWPRHLPIVAHAEGQTVAAVLMVAQLHQRPVHICHVARREEILLIKAAKQKGVPVTCEVAPHHLFLCRDDLGRLGAGCGSVRPALGTQQDVEALWENMDTIDCFATDHAPHTLEEKQGLEPPPGFPGLETMLPLLLTAVSEGRLSVEDIVQRLYENPRKIFGLPAQEDTYVEVDLEQEWVIPKRTAFSKARWTPFEGMKVKGTVRRVVLRGEVAYIDGQVLVPPGYGQDVRKWPMGAVPVPHMAPAKESVKTPERPRHAGVGETLRGRASSPRRAGPVGEGRFHLPPRIHRASDPGLPAEDAREKAGRKAAEADPAAIQDSHGYPPGPFPRQASPQGAPHFQTSPLLHPLVGQHILSVRQFSKEQMSHLFNVAHTLRMLVQKERSLDILKGKVMASMFYEASTRTSSSFAAAMCRLGGSVVSFSEATSSVQKGESLADSVQTMCCYADVLVLRHPQPGAVELAAKHCRKPVINAGDGVGEHPTQALLDIFTIREELGTVNGMTITMVGDLKHGRTVHSLARLLTQYRVNLRYVTPPSLRMPADITAFVASKGIKQEEFGSIEEALPDTDVLYMTRIQKERFESAEEYEACFGQFVLTPHSMTRAKEKMVVMHPLPRVNEISVEVDSDPRAAYFRQAEQGMYVRMALLATVLGRY; this comes from the exons AtgggctgcctggtgctgcaggaCGGGTCGGTGCTGCGCGGCCGCGCCttcggggccgccgccgccgccgccggggaaGTCG TGTTCCAGACCGGCGTGGTGGGCTACCCCGAGGCGCTGACCGACCCCTCGTACCGGGCGCAGATCCTGGTGCTCACCTACCCGCTCGTCGGCAACTACGGCGTGCCCCGCGACGAGGCCGACCCCTTCGGGCTGAGCCGG TGGTTCGAGTCCAGCAAGATCCACGTGGCTGCCTTGGTGGTGGGCGAGTGCTCGGAGACCCCTAGCCACTGGAGCGCGTCCCGCTCCCTCCACCAGTGGCTCAAGGAGCAGAACATCCCTGGTCTGgcag GGGTGGATACTCGGGCCCTAACAAAGAAGATCCGTGAGAAGGGGACGCTGCTGGGGAAGCTGGTGCCAGATGAGACCCTGGAGAACAGCCTCCCCTTTGAGGACCCCAACAAGCGGCATCTCGTGCAGGAGGTGTCACTGAAG ACACCCCGCGTGTTCAACCCGGGCGGATCCCTGCGGATCACCGCAGTCGACTGCGGCCTCAAGTACAACCAGGTCCGGTGCCTGTGCGAGCGGGGGGCGGCCGTCACCGTGGTTCCCTGGGACCATCCCCTGGACACCGCAG ATTTCGATGGGCTCTTCATCAGCAACGGCCCCGGGGACccgcagctctgccagcagacAGTGGCCGGCCTGCGCAGCGTGCTGGGGGCCCCCCAGCCCAAGCCCGTCTTCGGGGTCTGCCTGGGGCACCAGCTGATCGCCTTGGCCATTGGCGCCCGCACCTACAAGATGAA GTACGGGAACCGCGGGCACaaccagccctgcctgcacgaGGACACGCGGCGCTGCTTCATCACGGCGCAGAACCACGGCTTCGCGGTGGAGGCGGGCAGCCTGCCCCCCGGCTGGGCCCCGCTCTTCACCAACGCCAACGACCGCTCCAACGAGGGCCTCGTGCACGAGCACAAACCCTTCTTCAG TGTCCAGTTCCACCCTGAGCACCGCGCCGGCCCCACGGACCTGGAGGGGCTCTTCGATGTCTTTGTGGAGGCAGCGCGGGACCTGCAGCGGGGGGATGGCAGTGCCAAAACAG TGCGGCAGCGCCTGCAGGACTGGCTGGCGTACAGCGAGGCACCAGCTGCGGGGCAGGagccggcccggccccgcaaGGTGCTGATCCTGGGCTCTGGTGGCCTCTCCATCGGGCAGGCCGGAGAGTTTGACTACTCGGGGTCTCAG GCCATCAAAGCGCTGAAGGAGGAGAACATCCAGACGGTGCTGATCAACCCCAACATCGCCACGGTGCAGACCTCCAAGGGGCTGGCAGACAAGGTGTACTTCCTGCCCATCACCCCCGAGTACGTCACCCAG GTGATCCGCAATGAGCGCCCCGACGGGGTGCTGCTGACTTTCGGGGGGCAGACGGCCCTCAACTGTGGCGTGGAGCTCACCAAGGCCGGGGTGCTGGAGCGGTACCGCGTGCGGGTGCTGGGCACCCCCGTCGCCTCCATTGAGATGACGGAGGATCGCAAAGTCTTCGTGGAGAAGATGGAGGAGATCGGGGAGCACGTGGCGCCCAGCGAGGCCGCTGCCTCCCTGGAGCAG GCGCAGGCAGCGGCCGAGCGGCTCGGGTACCCGGTGCTGGTGCGCTCTGCGTATGCCCTCGGGGGCCTGGGCTCCGGCTTCGCCAACAGCCGGGAGgagctggtggcactggtgAGCCAGGCCTTCACCCACACCTCCCAGGTCCTGGTGGACAAGTCCctgaagggctggaaggagatTGAGTACGAGGTGGTGCGGGACGCCTACAACAACTGCGTCACG GTGTGCAACATGGAGAACCTGGACCCGCTGGGGATCCACACGGGCGAGTCCATCGTGGTGGCGCCCAGCCAGACCCTCAACGACACCGAGTACTTCATGCTGCGGCGCACGGCCATCAAGGTGGTGCAGCACCTGGGCATCGTGGGCGAGTGCAACATCCAGTTTGCCCTGAACCCCGAGTCGGAGCAG TACTACATCATCGAGGTGAACGCCCGGCTCTCCCGCAGCTCTGCCCTGGCCAGCAAGGCCACCGGCTACCCCCTGGCTTACGTGGCTGCCAAGCTGGCCCTGGGCATCCCCCTGCCCGTCCTCAG GAACTCGGTCACAAACTCCACCACGGCCAACTTCGAGCCCAGCCTGGACTACTGCGTGGTGAAGATCCCGCGCTGGGACCTCAGCAAATTCCTGCGCGTCAGCACCAAGATCGGCAGCTCCATGAAGAGCGTGG GGGAGGTGATGGCCATCGGCAGGAACTTCGAGGAGGCTTTCCAGAAGGCGCTGAGGATGGTGGACGAGAACTGCGTGGGCTTCGACCACACCGTGAAACCAGCCTCGGACGTG gagctggagaCCCCCACGGACAAGCGGATCTTCGTGCTGGCCGCGGCGCTGCGGGCCGGGTACTCCATCGAGCGCCTCTACGAGCTGACCAAGATTGACCGCTGGTTCCTGCACAAGATGAAGAACATCACGGACCACGCGGTGCTGCTGGAGGCGTACCGCGAGGAGCAGAGCACCATGCCCCCCGCCATGCTGCAGCGCGCCAAGCAGCTGGGCTTCTCCGACAAGCAGGTGGCCTTGGCCGTGCTCAG CACCGAGCTGGCCGTACGGAAGATGCGGCACGACCTGAGGATCCTGCCGGTGGTGAAGCAGATCGATACGGTGGCGGCCGAGTGGCCGGCCCAGACCAACTACCTGTACCTCACCTACAACGGCACCGAGCACGACCTGGCCTTCCGCGAACCCCACGTCATGGTCATCGGCTCCGGCGTCTACCGCATCGGCAGCAGCGTTGAGTTTGACTGGTGTGCCGTGGGCTGCATCCAGGAGCTCCGCAAG ATGGGGTTCAAGACGATCATGGTGAACTACAACCCCGAGACCGTGAGCACTGACTACGACATGTGCGACCGCCTCTACTTTGACGAGATCTCCTTTGAG GTGGTGATGGACATCTACGAGCTGGAGAACCCCGAGGGCGTGATCCTGTCCATGGGGGGGCAGCTGCCCAACAACATCGCCATGGCCCTGCACCGGCAGCAGTGCCGCATCCTGGGCACCTCCCCGGAGGCCATTGACTCGGCCGAGAACCGCTTCAAGTTCTCCCGCCTGCTCGACACCATCGGCATCAGCCAGCCCCTCTGGAAGGAGCTCTCTGACATGGAG TCGGCCAAGCACTTCTGCGGCACGGTGGGCTACCCCTGCGTCGTGCGGCCCTCCTACGTGCTGAGCGGTGCGGCCATGAACGTGGCATACTCGGACAGCGACCTGGAGAAGTTCCTGAGCAACGCCGTGGCCGTGTCCAAGGAGCAGCCCGTGGTCATCTCCAAGTTCATCCAGGAGGCCAAG GAGATCGATGTGGACGCGGTGGCCTGTGACGGCGTGGTGGTGGCCATCGCCATCTCGGAGCACGTGGAGAACGCCGGGGTGCATTCGGGCGATGCCACCCTGGTGACGCCCCCTCAGGACATCACCCCCAAGACGCTGGAGCGCATCAAGGCAATCGTCCACGCCAtcgggcaggagctgcaggtcaCCGGGCCCTTCAACCTGCAGCTCATCGCCAAG GACGACCAGCTGAAGGTGATCGAGTGCAACGTGCGCGTGTCCCGCTCCTTCCCCTTCGTCTCCAAGACCCTGGGGGTGGACCTGGTGGCTCTGGCCAGCCAGGTGATCATGGGCGAGGACGTGGAGCCTGTGGGGCTCATGACAGGCACGGGCATCGTTGGTGTCAAG gtgccccAGTTCTCCTTCTCGCGCCTGGCGGGCGCCGACGTGGTGCTGGGCGTGGAGATGACCAGCACGGGCGAGGTGGCCTGCTTTGGGGAGAACCGCTGCGAGGCGTACCTGAAGGCCATGCTCAGCACCGGCTTCAAGATCCCCAAAAAGAACATCCTGCTGACCATCGGCAGCTACAAG AACAAGAGCGAGCTGCTGCCCACGGTGCGGACCCTGGAGAGCCTCGGCTACAACCTGTACGCCAGCCTCGGCACGGCCGACTTCTACACGGAGCACGGCATCAAG GTGATGGCGGTGGACTGGCACTTCGAGGAGGCCGACGGCAGCGAGGCCGGCGCCCGCGAGACGCAGCGCAGCATCCTGGACTACCTGGCCGAGAACCACTTCGAGATGGTCATCAACCTCTCCATGCGCAACTCGGGGGGGCGGCGTCTCTCCTCCTTCGTCACCAAGGGGTACCGCACCCGGCGCCTGGCCGTCGACTACTCGGTGCCGCTGATCATCGACATCAAGTGCACCAAGCTCTTCGTGGAG GCACTGGGCCAGAtcggggccgcccccccgctCAAGATGCACGTGGACTGCATGACGTCCCAGAAACTCATCCGCCTGCCGG ggctgaTCGACGTCCACGTGCACCTCCGTGAGCCGGGCGGCACCCACAAGGAGGATTTTGCCTCgggcacagcagctgccttgGCCGGGGGCGTCACTATGGTGTGCGCCATGCCCAACACCAGCCCGGCCATCACCGATGCCACCTCCTTTGCCCTGGCGCAGAAG CTGGCTGAGGCTGGGGCGCGCTGTGACTTCGCCCTCTTCCTGGGTGCTTCCTCGGATAACACCGGCTCGCTGGGACCCCTGGCCGGGGCGGCTGCCGGGCTCAAGCTGTACCTGAACGAGACCTTCTCCAGCCTGCGGATGGACGACGTGTCGCTGTGGATGGAG cacTTCGAGCAGTGGCCGCGGCACCTGCCCATCGTGGCCCACGCGGAGGGGCAGACGGTGGCCGCTGTCCTGATGGTGGCCCAGCTGCACCAGCGCCCTGTGCACATCTGCCACGTGGCCCGCCGGGAGGAG atCCTCCTCATCAAGGCGGCCAAGCAGAAGGGGGTCCCGGTGACGTGCGAGGTGGCCCCGCACCACCTCTTCCTGTGCCGGGACGACCTGGGGCGCCTCGGGGCGGGCTGCGGCTCCGTGCGGCCGGCGCTGGGCACCCAGCAGGACGTGGAGGCGCTCTGGGAGAACATGGACACCATCGACTGCTTCGCCACCGACCACG CCCCCCACACgctggaggagaagcaggggctggagcctCCCCCTGGCTTCCCAGGCCTGGAGACcatgctgccgctgctgctgacGGCCGTGTCCGAGGGGCGCCTCAGCGTGGAGGACATCGTGCAGCGCCTCTACGAGAACCCCCGCAAGATCTTTGGGCTGCCGGCGCAGGAGGACACCTACGTGGAG GTGGACCTGGAGCAGGAGTGGGTCATCCCCAAACGCACGGCCTTCTCCAAGGCCCGCTGGACGCCCTTCGAGGGCATGAAGGTGAAGGGCACGGTGCGGAGGGTGGTGCTGCGCGGGGAGGTCGCCTACATCGACGGGCAG GTGCTGGTGCCCCCCGGCTACGGGCAGGACGTGAGGAAATGGCCCATGGGAGCCGTGCCCGTGCCACACATGGCCCCCGCCAAGGAGAGCGTGAAG ACCCCCGAGCGGCCCAGGCACGCAGGGGTGGGCGAGACGCTGCGCGGCCGAGCCTCCAGCCCCCGCCGGGCCGGCCCCGTGGGCGAGGGGCGCTTCCACCTCCCGCCCCGCATCCACCGCGCCTCCGACCCCGGGCTGCCAG ctgagGATGCCCGAGAAAAGGCCGGCAGGAAGGCGGCGGAggcag ACCCTGCTGCGATCCAGGACAGCCACGGCTACCCGCCGGGACCCTTCCCACGCCAGGCGTCCCCCCAGGGTGCTCCCCACTTCCAGACCTCCCCGCTGCTGCACCCCCTCGTGGGGCAGCACATCCTCTCCGTCCGGCAGTTCTCCAAGGAGCAG ATGTCACATCTCTTCAACGTGGCGCACACCCTGCGCATGCTGGTGCAGAAGGAGCGGAGCCTGGACATCCTCAAG GGCAAGGTGATGGCGTCGATGTTCTACGAGGCGAGCACACGGACCAGCAGCTCCTTCGCCGCGGCCATGTGCCGCCTGGGCGGCTCCGTCGTGTCCTTCTCCGAGGCCACGTCCTCGGTGCAGAAGGGCGAGTCGCTGGCCGACTCGGTGCAGACCATGTGCTGCTACGCCGACGTGCTGGTGCTGCGGCACCCCCAGCCGGGCGCTGTCGAG CTGGCTGCCAAGCACTGCCGCAAACCCGTGATCAATGCCGGGGACGGGGTGGGGGAGCACCCCacgcaggcgctgctggacaTCTTCACCATCCGCGAGGAGCTGGGCACTGTCAATGGCATGACG ATCACCATGGTGGGCGACCTGAAGCACGGGCGCACGGTGCACTCCCTGGCCCGGCTGCTCACCCAGTACCGCGTCAACCTGCGCTACGTGACGCCCCCCAGCCTCCGCATGCCGGCCGACATCACCGCCTTCGTGGCCTCCAAGGGCATCAAGCAG GAGGAGTTCGGGAGCATCGAGGAGGCGCTGCCGGACACCGACGTGCTCTACATGACCCGCATCCAGAAGGAGCGCTTCGAGTCTGCCGAGGAGTACGAGGCC TGCTTCGGGCAGTTTGTGCTGACCCCGCACAGCATGACCAGGGCCAAGGAGAAGATGGTGGTGATGCACCCGCTGCCGCGCGTCAACGAGATCAG CGTGGAGGTGGACTCGGACCCGCGCGCCGCGTACTTCCGGCAGGCGGAGCAGGGCATGTACGTGCGCATGGCGCTGCTGGCCACGGTGCTGGGCCGCTACTGA